The proteins below come from a single Stigmatopora argus isolate UIUO_Sarg chromosome 11, RoL_Sarg_1.0, whole genome shotgun sequence genomic window:
- the cep68 gene encoding centrosomal protein of 68 kDa isoform X3 — MTEMDASVSNVNESQHPTNNSLTMLDKNPVSYNLTPNDTASLHVCGSPLCSMDMTSGLQDEEHLFRPTLTRRKLVQYDPYSSIVEFQEKDLSVRPQLTSTILYSNSTPKIGQQDVKNKQICSLARQSRRRNMSYYEANYWECVIPKTLRKSTNGQNAALDPNREYQDLLDYTYPLRAEHIDNEWDSIGDSCQQQGLNTQDSGIELDSLCTIIPNGLDSNLGNRIESKALNDVDPKSNSTDRIASLLFFKTKSNDLLLDYVDFIDNDVVSCPHDIQSHHQSEQLSSVSLISRTSLISQSQYVDIDKEFWALPDHLEEGQLLTRQVTEVTTRLNCPVTAFCERMSSILPTISHNEKVIDADANQEGQKYNGNTTTNKKSAVKSGLIDGSLKEVEILMEQLDGLHLSNNQKLNLEDYHQNYSLTQHTHMFCSGLKQYISWLYTFSEKMNILARPTAENDNIRSSLAEYEKFQQEVRSQQYLTSHVLDTGDLLLKCINSTSPLLARTLQLIERQSKAMEKLTDHFFTSI; from the exons ATGACT GAGATGGATGCCAGTGTCAGCAACGTAAATGAAAGTCAGCATCCCACTAACAATTCGCTGACAATGTTAGACAAAAATCCAGTGAGCTACAACTTGACTCCTAATGATACAGCATCTTTACATGTGTGTGGTTCACCACTGTGTTCTATGGACATGACCAGTGGGCTACAAGATGAAGAACATTTGTTTAGACCTACTTTGACCAGAAGAAAATTGGTTCAATATGACCCCTACAGCTCCATTGTGGAGTTCCAGGAAAAAGACCTTTCTGTAAGGCCTCAGCTAACATCGACTATTCTATATTCTAACAGTACTCCAAAAATCGGGCAACAAGatgtgaaaaacaaacaaatttgctCTTTAGCTAGgcagtcaagaagaagaaatatGTCATACTATGAAGCAAACTACTGGGAATGTGTCATTCCGAAGACTTTGCGCAAATCCACAAATGGGCAGAATGCAGCCTTGGATCCAAACAGAGAATACCAAGATTTGCTCGACTACACTTATCCTCTAAGAGCAGAGCACATAGACAATGAGTGGGACAGTATAGGAGACTCTTGCCAACAACAAGGCCTCAACACACAGGATTCTGGTATTGAACTAGATAGCCTTTGTACTATCATCCCGAATGGGTTAGACTCAAACCTAGGCAACAGAATAGAGTCTAAAGCATTGAACGATGTGGATCCAAAAAGCAATTCCACCGATCGGATCGCTTCTCTTCTTTTCTTCAAGACAAAGTCTAATGATTTGTTATTGGACTATGTAGACTTTATTGACAATGATGTTGTGAGTTGCCCCCATGATATTCAGAGCCATCATCAAAGTGAACAACTCTCCTCAGTCTCTTTAATCTCTAGAACAAGTCTTATTTCTCAGTCCCAATATGTGGACATTGACAAGGAATTCTGGGCACTACCTGACCACCTCGAGGAGGGGCAACTCCTTACCAGACAG GTTACAGAAGTGACAACCAGGCTGAACTGCCCAGTAACAGCCTTTTGTGAACGTATGAGCTCTATCCTACCCACTATATCGCATAACGAGAAGGTCATAGATGCTGATGCCAATCAGGAAGGTCAAAAATATAATGGAAACACAACCACCAATAAGAAGAGTGCTGTTAAATCAG GATTGATTGATGGCAGTCTCAAGGAAGTTGAGATCTTGATGGAGCAGCTTGATGGTCTACATCTGAGTAACAATCAGAAGCTCAACCTAGAGGACTACCACCAAAATTACTCTCTGACGCAACATACACAC ATGTTTTGTTCAGGTTTGAAGCAATACATCAGCTGGCTCTACACATTTTCTGAAAAGATGAATATCCTGGCTAGACCTACTGCAGAAAATGACAACATAAGAAGCTCACTTGCAGAGTATGAG AAATTTCAACAAGAGGTGAGGAGCCAACAGTATCTGACCTCCCATGTTTTGGACACCGGTGACCTGCTCCTAAAATGCATAAACAGCACGTCTCCTT TGTTAGCAAGAACGCTGCAGTTAATTGAAAGGCAGTCAAAAGCTATGGAAAAGCTCACTGATCACTTTTTCACCTCCATCTGA
- the cep68 gene encoding centrosomal protein of 68 kDa isoform X4 produces the protein MDASVSNVNESQHPTNNSLTMLDKNPVSYNLTPNDTASLHVCGSPLCSMDMTSGLQDEEHLFRPTLTRRKLVQYDPYSSIVEFQEKDLSVRPQLTSTILYSNSTPKIGQQDVKNKQICSLARQSRRRNMSYYEANYWECVIPKTLRKSTNGQNAALDPNREYQDLLDYTYPLRAEHIDNEWDSIGDSCQQQGLNTQDSGIELDSLCTIIPNGLDSNLGNRIESKALNDVDPKSNSTDRIASLLFFKTKSNDLLLDYVDFIDNDVVSCPHDIQSHHQSEQLSSVSLISRTSLISQSQYVDIDKEFWALPDHLEEGQLLTRQVTEVTTRLNCPVTAFCERMSSILPTISHNEKVIDADANQEGQKYNGNTTTNKKSAVKSGLIDGSLKEVEILMEQLDGLHLSNNQKLNLEDYHQNYSLTQHTHMFCSGLKQYISWLYTFSEKMNILARPTAENDNIRSSLAEYEKFQQEVRSQQYLTSHVLDTGDLLLKCINSTSPLLARTLQLIERQSKAMEKLTDHFFTSI, from the exons ATGGATGCCAGTGTCAGCAACGTAAATGAAAGTCAGCATCCCACTAACAATTCGCTGACAATGTTAGACAAAAATCCAGTGAGCTACAACTTGACTCCTAATGATACAGCATCTTTACATGTGTGTGGTTCACCACTGTGTTCTATGGACATGACCAGTGGGCTACAAGATGAAGAACATTTGTTTAGACCTACTTTGACCAGAAGAAAATTGGTTCAATATGACCCCTACAGCTCCATTGTGGAGTTCCAGGAAAAAGACCTTTCTGTAAGGCCTCAGCTAACATCGACTATTCTATATTCTAACAGTACTCCAAAAATCGGGCAACAAGatgtgaaaaacaaacaaatttgctCTTTAGCTAGgcagtcaagaagaagaaatatGTCATACTATGAAGCAAACTACTGGGAATGTGTCATTCCGAAGACTTTGCGCAAATCCACAAATGGGCAGAATGCAGCCTTGGATCCAAACAGAGAATACCAAGATTTGCTCGACTACACTTATCCTCTAAGAGCAGAGCACATAGACAATGAGTGGGACAGTATAGGAGACTCTTGCCAACAACAAGGCCTCAACACACAGGATTCTGGTATTGAACTAGATAGCCTTTGTACTATCATCCCGAATGGGTTAGACTCAAACCTAGGCAACAGAATAGAGTCTAAAGCATTGAACGATGTGGATCCAAAAAGCAATTCCACCGATCGGATCGCTTCTCTTCTTTTCTTCAAGACAAAGTCTAATGATTTGTTATTGGACTATGTAGACTTTATTGACAATGATGTTGTGAGTTGCCCCCATGATATTCAGAGCCATCATCAAAGTGAACAACTCTCCTCAGTCTCTTTAATCTCTAGAACAAGTCTTATTTCTCAGTCCCAATATGTGGACATTGACAAGGAATTCTGGGCACTACCTGACCACCTCGAGGAGGGGCAACTCCTTACCAGACAG GTTACAGAAGTGACAACCAGGCTGAACTGCCCAGTAACAGCCTTTTGTGAACGTATGAGCTCTATCCTACCCACTATATCGCATAACGAGAAGGTCATAGATGCTGATGCCAATCAGGAAGGTCAAAAATATAATGGAAACACAACCACCAATAAGAAGAGTGCTGTTAAATCAG GATTGATTGATGGCAGTCTCAAGGAAGTTGAGATCTTGATGGAGCAGCTTGATGGTCTACATCTGAGTAACAATCAGAAGCTCAACCTAGAGGACTACCACCAAAATTACTCTCTGACGCAACATACACAC ATGTTTTGTTCAGGTTTGAAGCAATACATCAGCTGGCTCTACACATTTTCTGAAAAGATGAATATCCTGGCTAGACCTACTGCAGAAAATGACAACATAAGAAGCTCACTTGCAGAGTATGAG AAATTTCAACAAGAGGTGAGGAGCCAACAGTATCTGACCTCCCATGTTTTGGACACCGGTGACCTGCTCCTAAAATGCATAAACAGCACGTCTCCTT TGTTAGCAAGAACGCTGCAGTTAATTGAAAGGCAGTCAAAAGCTATGGAAAAGCTCACTGATCACTTTTTCACCTCCATCTGA
- the cep68 gene encoding centrosomal protein of 68 kDa isoform X2 produces the protein MRKPIFPIEQPSILKKTLHQQWEMDASVSNVNESQHPTNNSLTMLDKNPVSYNLTPNDTASLHVCGSPLCSMDMTSGLQDEEHLFRPTLTRRKLVQYDPYSSIVEFQEKDLSVRPQLTSTILYSNSTPKIGQQDVKNKQICSLARQSRRRNMSYYEANYWECVIPKTLRKSTNGQNAALDPNREYQDLLDYTYPLRAEHIDNEWDSIGDSCQQQGLNTQDSGIELDSLCTIIPNGLDSNLGNRIESKALNDVDPKSNSTDRIASLLFFKTKSNDLLLDYVDFIDNDVVSCPHDIQSHHQSEQLSSVSLISRTSLISQSQYVDIDKEFWALPDHLEEGQLLTRQVTEVTTRLNCPVTAFCERMSSILPTISHNEKVIDADANQEGQKYNGNTTTNKKSAVKSGLIDGSLKEVEILMEQLDGLHLSNNQKLNLEDYHQNYSLTQHTHMFCSGLKQYISWLYTFSEKMNILARPTAENDNIRSSLAEYEKFQQEVRSQQYLTSHVLDTGDLLLKCINSTSPLLARTLQLIERQSKAMEKLTDHFFTSI, from the exons GAGATGGATGCCAGTGTCAGCAACGTAAATGAAAGTCAGCATCCCACTAACAATTCGCTGACAATGTTAGACAAAAATCCAGTGAGCTACAACTTGACTCCTAATGATACAGCATCTTTACATGTGTGTGGTTCACCACTGTGTTCTATGGACATGACCAGTGGGCTACAAGATGAAGAACATTTGTTTAGACCTACTTTGACCAGAAGAAAATTGGTTCAATATGACCCCTACAGCTCCATTGTGGAGTTCCAGGAAAAAGACCTTTCTGTAAGGCCTCAGCTAACATCGACTATTCTATATTCTAACAGTACTCCAAAAATCGGGCAACAAGatgtgaaaaacaaacaaatttgctCTTTAGCTAGgcagtcaagaagaagaaatatGTCATACTATGAAGCAAACTACTGGGAATGTGTCATTCCGAAGACTTTGCGCAAATCCACAAATGGGCAGAATGCAGCCTTGGATCCAAACAGAGAATACCAAGATTTGCTCGACTACACTTATCCTCTAAGAGCAGAGCACATAGACAATGAGTGGGACAGTATAGGAGACTCTTGCCAACAACAAGGCCTCAACACACAGGATTCTGGTATTGAACTAGATAGCCTTTGTACTATCATCCCGAATGGGTTAGACTCAAACCTAGGCAACAGAATAGAGTCTAAAGCATTGAACGATGTGGATCCAAAAAGCAATTCCACCGATCGGATCGCTTCTCTTCTTTTCTTCAAGACAAAGTCTAATGATTTGTTATTGGACTATGTAGACTTTATTGACAATGATGTTGTGAGTTGCCCCCATGATATTCAGAGCCATCATCAAAGTGAACAACTCTCCTCAGTCTCTTTAATCTCTAGAACAAGTCTTATTTCTCAGTCCCAATATGTGGACATTGACAAGGAATTCTGGGCACTACCTGACCACCTCGAGGAGGGGCAACTCCTTACCAGACAG GTTACAGAAGTGACAACCAGGCTGAACTGCCCAGTAACAGCCTTTTGTGAACGTATGAGCTCTATCCTACCCACTATATCGCATAACGAGAAGGTCATAGATGCTGATGCCAATCAGGAAGGTCAAAAATATAATGGAAACACAACCACCAATAAGAAGAGTGCTGTTAAATCAG GATTGATTGATGGCAGTCTCAAGGAAGTTGAGATCTTGATGGAGCAGCTTGATGGTCTACATCTGAGTAACAATCAGAAGCTCAACCTAGAGGACTACCACCAAAATTACTCTCTGACGCAACATACACAC ATGTTTTGTTCAGGTTTGAAGCAATACATCAGCTGGCTCTACACATTTTCTGAAAAGATGAATATCCTGGCTAGACCTACTGCAGAAAATGACAACATAAGAAGCTCACTTGCAGAGTATGAG AAATTTCAACAAGAGGTGAGGAGCCAACAGTATCTGACCTCCCATGTTTTGGACACCGGTGACCTGCTCCTAAAATGCATAAACAGCACGTCTCCTT TGTTAGCAAGAACGCTGCAGTTAATTGAAAGGCAGTCAAAAGCTATGGAAAAGCTCACTGATCACTTTTTCACCTCCATCTGA
- the LOC144085147 gene encoding ras-related protein ORAB-1-like: MNPEYDYLFKLLLIGDSGVGKSCLLLRFADDTYTESYISTIGVDFKIRTIELDGKTIKLQIWDTAGQERFRTITSSYYRGAHGIIVVYDVTDQESFNNVKQWLQEIDRYASENVNKLLVGNKCDLTTKKVVDYTTAKEFADSLGIPFLETSAKNATNVEQAFMTMAAEIKKRMGPGAATGGGDKPHMKLTPGTSVKPSSGGCC, encoded by the exons ATGAATCCTGAATA TGACTATTTATTTAAACTGCTCCTGATTGGTGACTCTGGTGTTGGAAAATCTTGTCTCCTGCTACGATTTGCA GATGATACATATACAGAAAGTTACATCAGCACAATTGGTGTGGACTTCAAAATACGGACGATTGAACTAGATGGAAAAACTATTAAACTTCAGATT TGGGACACGGCAGGTCAAGAAAGGTTTCGTACAATCACTTCAAGTTACTACCGAGGTGCTCATGGTATCATTGTCGTGTATGATGTCACAGATCAG GAATCCTTCAACAATGTTAAACAATGGCTGCAGGAGATTGACCGCTATGCCAGTGAAAATGTCAACAAGTTGTTGGTGGGGAACAAATGTGACCTGACGACTAAAAAGGTGGTGGATTACACAACAGCAAAG GAGTTTGCTGATTCTCTGGGTATCCCATTCTTGGAAACCAGTGCCAAGAATGCTACTAATGTGGAGCAGGCCTTTATGACCATGGCTGCAGAAATAAAAAAGAGGATGggccccggggccgccactGGCGGTGGTGACAAGCCTCACATGAAGCTGACCCCTGGCACGTCTGTCAAGCCCTCATCAGGGGGCTGCTGCTGA